The region TACTGGgaaaaagaaattaatttttaaaggaACATAACTTGTAAATGAAGTCGTGGTTTGATAGTGGATGTATAAACGAACGAGAAAACGAGAACCCATAGAGGAAGATAACTTTTGctttttttgttattattttaattgGATCTTAGCACCTCATATCTATAttctataatttttattttaaatatgaaaaattgTAAAGTTTTGAGTTTATAACATAAGTTAATAATGTGTTGGGTTATTGTCAACTAgtttcaataattttttatattagtCATTTATTAGATTTGACACTATTATGACAAAAAAATAAGGACAAAAAAACCATCCAAGAATGTGAAATAAGTCGAATTTATTACGTTGGTTATTTGTACATCAGTTTTGGGTTAGAGATGGACGTGGAGATTGCACTAAACTTACCATATAATAATTATTCACCATTATCAGAGTACCTAAAAACATTTAGCATCTATACAAGGAAAAAAGATACAATTTTCATCTTGATCCATGTTCATCCATATGTTAATCatcataatattaaatttatcaGTATCTACACATGTTGATCATTCCATATACGAGAAGAAGAATGTATAAAAACTCCATTTGGATTTTGATAATTCCTCCATTAATTGAACATCAACCTTACGAACAAAGCTAAAAATCCATCTTACATTTTGAACTGAATCATCTCATTATTTCTCAGGTCACCACGACTATGTAGAACTCGCTGCAGTATCAAACGAGTTCTTCCTCACTAAAAGACAACTAATCTTCGAAGGCTGAGCATGAGCAACATCGACCACGCATGTCACGAAATCGGGTTGATGCAACGCCAACGTCAGCCTATCTTCCCCCAACTCTAGCCCACTTGCATCAAGTAGCACATGCCAAGAATTCCTATGAGCTTCTGATATCCAATGCATTGAAGATCGAACCCCGTTCGTGCACGCTGGATACGCGAAAAGTCCCTTTGGAGTATACTTACTTTTTCTCCTAAAGTATTGGCTAAGTTGTGATCCTTTGATCCTCAAATTCAGCCATGTCTCTGGTGCAGATATTGCTTTCGAATCTTTAGATGAAACAAAAACTTTTACTGAATCGGTCTCTTCTCCAAGAATTGTCAAGTAGTAATTCCCTCTGAAGAAAGGGTATGATTCACCGATCATCACCATTGATTCTTTTACATTTGCTGTGAATATGACCAAGTATTCCTCTTCCGTCAATCCACAGTCTTGCAAGGCTCGGTTTCGGGCTTGAATTTCCGGGATGGAGATAAAGTTTCCCTGGAAAGAAGTCTTTTTTGCCAGGGTTTCAAGTAGTTTCGAGGGTTCTAACTGGACCTTGCACATTTCGTTGTTAGAAGTAAAAGAAGGCGAAAAGAACGAATCCCGGATCATTTTCTGGGATCTTTTCTTGTCATCGGACATGGGTTCCGAGGAATCTTCGTTGATACAAAGTTCTATTTTATCAGTTTCCAAATCTTCAACTAGGCCGTTGCAGTATTCAGGATACTTTGCAAAGACATATTGCTGCACATATTGCATTTCGCTTGGGGTTATGGGGCCTGACCATCTCAGGTCAAATCCAGGCAGAGTTGATATTGCCTCCGCTATTAAGTGCGGCG is a window of Primulina eburnea isolate SZY01 unplaced genomic scaffold, ASM2296580v1 ctg1415_ERROPOS3700000, whole genome shotgun sequence DNA encoding:
- the LOC140820732 gene encoding uncharacterized protein, whose protein sequence is MLQNIEEQRSPINGESKNAIECEEGESMNVSLPNSPNQSSRPSSMVIKKPNRMIPPHLIAEAISTLPGFDLRWSGPITPSEMQYVQQYVFAKYPEYCNGLVEDLETDKIELCINEDSSEPMSDDKKRSQKMIRDSFFSPSFTSNNEMCKVQLEPSKLLETLAKKTSFQGNFISIPEIQARNRALQDCGLTEEEYLVIFTANVKESMVMIGESYPFFRGNYYLTILGEETDSVKVFVSSKDSKAISAPETWLNLRIKGSQLSQYFRRKSKYTPKGLFAYPACTNGVRSSMHWISEAHRNSWHVLLDASGLELGEDRLTLALHQPDFVTCVVDVAHAQPSKISCLLVRKNSFDTAASST